Below is a window of Pseudoalteromonas undina DNA.
ATATGTTGAGTTCAGGACGTCATGATAAAAACTTTTATATAAAAATGTGGGATTCACTGACTAAAACAGGCGTATGGCAGGGGGAAATTCATAACCGTAAAAAATCTGGCGATATTTATATTGAGTGGCTCAGTATTATAGAAATAAAAGAGCCAAGTCATAGTGATGTTACTTATGCCGCTATTTTTAGTGACATAACAGAGCGAAAGAGTGCAGAAGAAAAAGTAGTGCAGCTAGCATATTTTGATGAACTAACCGGTTTACCTAATCGGCGCTTATTTAACGATAGGCTCTCTATGGCACTGGCCTCTGCTCACAGAGATAAACAAATGCTAGCGGTAATGTTTATTGACCTTGACCGTTTTAAAGAGGTAAATGACAGCTTGGGCCATAACGCCGGTGATACCTTATTAAAATTAGTTTCTGAGCGCATTATTAACACCCTTAATGAGGGGGATACACTGGCACGATTAGGGGGAGATGAGTTTATTGTTTTGTGTGAGGTTGAAAGCGTAGCAGCTGTTATCAGACTTGCAGAGGGTATTTTAAATCACTTAAATACCCCCTTTAAATTGGAAGGATTTGAAGTGGGTGTTACCGCCTCTATAGGTGCAGCGGTTTATCCAGATGATGGCTTAGACAGTGAAACATTATTAAAGCATGCTGATATTGCCATGTATCGCTCAAAAGATGTGGGGCGTAATTCGTTTCAATTGTTTCAACCCTCAATGAATGCCCGCTCCCTTGAGCGCTTGGCAATGATGAGCCGCTTTCAACATGCACTTGAAAATGATGAGTTTGAGCTTTATTTTCAGCCTAAACAGTGTTTAAAAACAGGGGGGATTATGGGGGCTGAAGCACTACTGCGTTGGCAAGACCCTGATTTAGGCACTATTTCGCCAGCGCAGTTTATTCCGCTTGCTGAAGAGTTAGGTTTAGTTGTTCGTCTCGATTTATGGGTTATTAACCAAGCCGGTAAGGAGTTAACTCTTTGGCAAGCACAAGGAATGAACCCCGGACGTTTAGCGATTAATGTATCTGCTTGCCACCTAAGCCAAGGTAAGTTAGCTGATAACATTAAGGCCATGCTTAATCGCTATCAATTACCTGGGAGTTTACTTGAAATAGAGCTGACCGAAAGTAGCTTTATAGGTTCTTTTTCACAGGCAAAAGAACAGTTACAACAGCTTAAAACGTTAGGTGTACATATTGCGCTTGATGATTTTGGCACGGGGTATTCGGCATTAAGCTATTTAACCAAACTGCCCTTTAACACGTTAAAAATTGATGCCAGTTTTATTGCTAAAATTCCTGATGAATACGGCAATAGCCAAATTGTAGCGGCTATTATAGCCATGGCGACAAGTTTAGGGTTAGATGTGGTTGCTGAGGGAGTTGAGCATGCCTCGCAAGAGACACACTTAGCAACGATAGGCTGTAATATTATTCAGGGTTACCATTATTGCTATCCATTAACACGACAGCAATGGATAGCATTTTATAACCAAGCAGCAAAAGGTTACTCTGAGTCTACGCTCACTTCATAAGAGGTGAATTTTCGAATATTAATCACACCGCTATCAAAAATTAAGTACTGACCTTTTATACCTTGTAAAATACCGCTAACAACAGGGTTTTTATCAAAGTTAAATGAGCTAATTTTAGTTGGGTATTCACTAACTGGAAAATCAAGGTTTACTACGTCTTCATCAAGTTGTTCAATGGCGGTTGCGCCAAACAGCTCACTCAGCTCTGTAAGCTTTTCGCTTATTTGTGGAATAAGTTCGGCGGCTGCTGCTTTTAAATCAAGCGTGTCGTTTTGCCCTTTAAGCATATTACGCCAATTGGTTTTATCAGCAATAAACTGTGCCAGCGCTACTTCAACTAAGCCCGATTGCAAACGAGTCTGCACTTTAAAAATAGGTAAGGCCTGGGTTGCTCCTTGGTCAATCCAACGGGTAGGAATTTGTGTATGGCGAGTAATACCTACTTTTAATCCTGAGGTATTTGCTAGGTAAACATAATGCGGGATCATGCAATTTTCTTCGCCCCACTCTGGCTCGCGACAGGTGCCTTGGTCGTAATGGCAGGTTTCCGGTTTCATGATACACATATCGCAACTGGCAAGTTTGCGCATACACACAAAGCAGTGCCCTTGAGAATAGCTTTTTTTGGTTTTTTTACCACAGTTAGAGCACAAAATTGTGCCACTAAAAGTAAGGGTCAGCTGTTTGCCAATTAAGGCATTTAAATCAACCAGTTCATCACCTATAGGTAGGTGGTATTGAACCGGCTCTGTTAAGCTCGACTTTAATTTACGCAGTGTACCTTGCATCTTTTCTTGGCCCCAAAGATGTTAAAAAGGGGAGTTTAACATTTTTAGGCTGTATTGGCTTTTTAAGAAGTCTAAATAATTATCATAAGAGAGTGCTTTGGCATACAGGTAGCCTTGAGTACGGTCGGCGTTCATTGTTGTAAGTAGCTGATGAACCTCTTGAGTCTCTACGCCCTCAATCGTGATAGTTAGGCCCAGATTATGTGCCATATCTATGGCTGTTTGCACAATAACCTGATGCGCACGATTATCAGTTAAATCAAACACGAATGACTTATCTACTTTAAGTTCGCTAAAGTGATAGTTAACCAAGTAGCTAAGCGATGAATAACCAGTGCCAAAGTCGTCTAGTACTACTTTAACGCCCAAAGTAGCAAGCTCATCAACTAAGGTGACTAATGCATCTTGATTTTCGACAAAAGCAGACTCAGTCAGTTCAAACTTTAATAAGTGAGGAGCAACCTGATACTTAATCAAAATATTCTCTACTTTTTCGGTCAAATTAGTAATGGCTAGATTTTTTGCACTTAAATTAATACTAATACTATGATTGCTTATGCCATCGGATGCCAGCTTTGCAATGTCTTTACAGGCTTGTTCAATAACCCAAATTGTTAATTCATTAATAATACCAGTGTGTTCGGCGAGTATAATTAGCTTTTCTATCGAAATATTTTTAAAGTCAGCATCTGGCCAGCGTAGTAGGGCTTCCGCGCCGTGTATACTGCACTCCTCTAAGCTCACTTGTGGTTGATAATAAAGGGCAAGTTGATCCTCTCTTATCGCTTGCTGTAGCTTGGCTGCAAGAGCAACGTCCATGGTAAGGTTGTCATGCGCAAGTGATGAGCTTACTTTGCTTAGGTTATGTTTAGCGTCGTGTAATGCTAAATAGCCTCGTTTTAACCAAAACTCAAAATCATCACGTTTACCGTAACCACTAATGCCAACACTGTAATTAAGTTGTAAGTCTAGACCTTTAATTTGATATGTTTTTGGTAACTTATTTAAGATCTGTTTGAGTAATTCTTCGAGCGTATGCTGACTCTGGTTTTTAGTGGAAATACAGGCAAATACGCCACTGCCTAAATCAGCAATTTTAGCTGGCTGATTAATACCACTGTTGAGATGGAAAAACTCTCGTTCAAAGCTTAATTGGCATTCAAGTTCGTGAGCAACATGTTTAATTAGCTCATACCCTTGCGAGGGCGTAATAATGGTATTTAGAGAGTTAAAATGACGTATTTTCACCAAGCATAAAGTGGTAGAGCGTCGCTGGGCTTTGAGTGCCATAAAGGCATACTTTAGTTTAGCGCTATTAAGTAGCTTAGTTTGCTGGGTATGTGTTGCATGATATAGCGCTTGCTCACGCTGATAACGAATCCGATCAGCAAGTGCCATTGCCATTAGGACAATTTCACACAAAATGGCCATTAAAAAAGCATGGCGTATTGAAAAACTATAGGAAATAACGCCTGTGAGCTCTAGAGGTTGGATAGCTGCGCCAATGATCAGTGGCACCCACGAAAATACGTAAAACTTAGCCCAACGAAAACCGCTTCTTAATTTGTTGTAAATTAAAATGAAGCAGACAATATAGAGCGATCCTAAAATCACAAAAAATATCGGTGCGGCTATATTTTCAGGAATGAAAAAACTCAATATCCCTAGAACTAGCATCAGTCTTAATAAGCCGATGCTTAATTTATAGCGCCAGCAACCGTCTTTATGATAACGTAAAAACAGTGTGCAAAAGGCGAGGGTAAAAAACGCAATGGTGTAGTTGACCACAATGACTTTTTCGTGAATAAATAACTGCCATTCAAGCGGCCATAAATAAAAGCCAAACCCCAGCACGGTGCCCATTAATGCAATAGCGCTAATAATGTAGCCAATGTAAACTAAATATACGCGGTCTTTAATACCAAAATAAAGTAATAGGTTATATAGCGAGGCCATTAATAGTACGCCAGCAAAAATTCCCCAAATGCCTGTTTGTGAGCGAACTAAGTCAACAAATACGGTATGGCGATATAAGTGAATTGGGGTTTTACTGATCCCCACGGTATCTATTTTTATGATTAATTGTTGTTTAGACTGACCATCTAGTTTAAAGCGAATATGGGGCACGCTGTACTTAAATAAAGTAAGACGCGGCTCTTTATCACCAAGCTTATAAGTGTCGAGTAGCTGGTTATTACTATTGAGCCTATATATAGTGAGGTGATCCACCATCGGATTATCAAAATGCGCCACCACATCTTCTTGTTGACTGCTTTTGTTTTCTAAATCAAGGCGTAACCAATAATTTTGCTGTTGAAAACTCCAAGGAATATCGTTAAATTTTTGCTGTGTAAACTGCGCTTTATTATTCATTACTTCTGCGAAGTTTTGTGTTTTACTCTTGTCTATGTAATATGCATGATCAAGATAAACAGGGGTTATTTTATCTATGGTATAGCGAGATGGCATCACAAAGTTTGTTGCCAATGTGCTGATAATAAAAAAGATAAAAATAAGTATTACGACCGCTATCG
It encodes the following:
- a CDS encoding EAL domain-containing protein, producing MPHTSRYQKVCDVFTNKVIACTKDTPLIEAVKLMRVHNVSAIFVKHQQQIVGVWTETDCLTLNFSDLTLRQIMIEKVMSSPVLSVPSQQLLTDTAMVFNKHGVRHLLVTDANDNPSGVISITDIVSNQGLEHYLQFRPINEQYNKNIRVVPSSLAINDAVNLMRKYAEKVILVFNEDENIHGIITQRDLLKLITEQHNHLICWDLASRPLYKISPQDSLFDAYRLMSESNIRHLVVSENNQINGVLSLENLINEIETAYCCELEKVLQQRDIALQHSQRNLFLANKIIDSSLDGIMITDSNGVIMQVNPAFTHLTGYKEYEVIGKRPNMLSSGRHDKNFYIKMWDSLTKTGVWQGEIHNRKKSGDIYIEWLSIIEIKEPSHSDVTYAAIFSDITERKSAEEKVVQLAYFDELTGLPNRRLFNDRLSMALASAHRDKQMLAVMFIDLDRFKEVNDSLGHNAGDTLLKLVSERIINTLNEGDTLARLGGDEFIVLCEVESVAAVIRLAEGILNHLNTPFKLEGFEVGVTASIGAAVYPDDGLDSETLLKHADIAMYRSKDVGRNSFQLFQPSMNARSLERLAMMSRFQHALENDEFELYFQPKQCLKTGGIMGAEALLRWQDPDLGTISPAQFIPLAEELGLVVRLDLWVINQAGKELTLWQAQGMNPGRLAINVSACHLSQGKLADNIKAMLNRYQLPGSLLEIELTESSFIGSFSQAKEQLQQLKTLGVHIALDDFGTGYSALSYLTKLPFNTLKIDASFIAKIPDEYGNSQIVAAIIAMATSLGLDVVAEGVEHASQETHLATIGCNIIQGYHYCYPLTRQQWIAFYNQAAKGYSESTLTS
- a CDS encoding DUF2797 domain-containing protein — its product is MQGTLRKLKSSLTEPVQYHLPIGDELVDLNALIGKQLTLTFSGTILCSNCGKKTKKSYSQGHCFVCMRKLASCDMCIMKPETCHYDQGTCREPEWGEENCMIPHYVYLANTSGLKVGITRHTQIPTRWIDQGATQALPIFKVQTRLQSGLVEVALAQFIADKTNWRNMLKGQNDTLDLKAAAAELIPQISEKLTELSELFGATAIEQLDEDVVNLDFPVSEYPTKISSFNFDKNPVVSGILQGIKGQYLIFDSGVINIRKFTSYEVSVDSE
- a CDS encoding EAL domain-containing protein, translated to MEFKTLRYHAIAVVILIFIFFIISTLATNFVMPSRYTIDKITPVYLDHAYYIDKSKTQNFAEVMNNKAQFTQQKFNDIPWSFQQQNYWLRLDLENKSSQQEDVVAHFDNPMVDHLTIYRLNSNNQLLDTYKLGDKEPRLTLFKYSVPHIRFKLDGQSKQQLIIKIDTVGISKTPIHLYRHTVFVDLVRSQTGIWGIFAGVLLMASLYNLLLYFGIKDRVYLVYIGYIISAIALMGTVLGFGFYLWPLEWQLFIHEKVIVVNYTIAFFTLAFCTLFLRYHKDGCWRYKLSIGLLRLMLVLGILSFFIPENIAAPIFFVILGSLYIVCFILIYNKLRSGFRWAKFYVFSWVPLIIGAAIQPLELTGVISYSFSIRHAFLMAILCEIVLMAMALADRIRYQREQALYHATHTQQTKLLNSAKLKYAFMALKAQRRSTTLCLVKIRHFNSLNTIITPSQGYELIKHVAHELECQLSFEREFFHLNSGINQPAKIADLGSGVFACISTKNQSQHTLEELLKQILNKLPKTYQIKGLDLQLNYSVGISGYGKRDDFEFWLKRGYLALHDAKHNLSKVSSSLAHDNLTMDVALAAKLQQAIREDQLALYYQPQVSLEECSIHGAEALLRWPDADFKNISIEKLIILAEHTGIINELTIWVIEQACKDIAKLASDGISNHSISINLSAKNLAITNLTEKVENILIKYQVAPHLLKFELTESAFVENQDALVTLVDELATLGVKVVLDDFGTGYSSLSYLVNYHFSELKVDKSFVFDLTDNRAHQVIVQTAIDMAHNLGLTITIEGVETQEVHQLLTTMNADRTQGYLYAKALSYDNYLDFLKSQYSLKMLNSPF